From Cryptococcus neoformans var. neoformans B-3501A chromosome 6, whole genome shotgun sequence, the proteins below share one genomic window:
- a CDS encoding hypothetical protein (HMMPfam hit to CTP_transf_2, Cytidylyltransferase, score: 100.9, E(): 3.1e-27) gives MTRVSILSLLSSLLTLLSPPFGGTATSEMPDVPSLSLEPQQHSRPVLSTNPSARQQGPARTASNTSQTISNPEPVSSGTRETPSKAISSLKSIQPPTPPVPITSDDELSSTRSRRLISGYLFGNPPSPTCTGPETSPVTAASHTSTAEESRDPMMSRKFSPTLEKARDVENRMAEELDSPPLTDDSQIDPRDALEMDSTPPPPSLESPKPANSDLVSMNEPLSSDVGAGEAKVKGRKSERARKRETGYDALEGRNDGEADLDLNAPQAEGGGSGAYLAGKAEYRFPRHRLRTKMHDENKIPLVIVACGSFSPPTYLHLRMFEMAKDEIVESQTYEIMAGYYSPVSSYYKKSGLAPAPHRVRMCELAVEHTSTWLMVDPWEAGQPEYQRTAFVLDHFDEMLNGGEHGKGGLVMRDGTRRRYKIMLLAGGDLIESFGEPGVWSEPDLHVILGRFGCLIVERAGSDVWAFLLSHDILYHHRRNVVVIKQLIYNDISSTKVRLFVRRGMSIKYLLPNSVIQYIQDNKLYHGSDPKGMIGKH, from the exons ATGACTCGTGTGtccatcctttctcttttgtcttctcttctaACACTTCTTAGCCCACCATTCGGGGGTACAGCAACTTCCGAAATGCCAGATgtcccctctctctctctcgaACCCCAGCAACACTCTCGTCCAGTACTTTCGACTAATCCTTCCGCGCGCCAACAAGGTCCTGCTCGCACAGCATCGAACACCTCTCAAACCATCTCAAACCCCGAACCTGTATCCTCTGGCACAAGGGAAACCCCATCTAAAGCCATCTCGTCACTCAAGAGCATTCAGCCCCCGACTCCCCCTGTACCCATCACATCAGACGACGAACTTTCTTCTACTCGATCTCGTCGACTCATATCAGGCTATCTTTTCGGTAACCCGCCTTCACCCACCTGTACTGGTCCAGAGACTTCTCCAGTCACTGCAGCTTCTCACACGTCAACAGCGGAGGAGAGCCGTGATCCTATGATGAGCCGTAAATTCAGTCCGACTTTGGAGAAGGCTCGTGATGTCGAGAACAGGATGGCAGAGGAACTTGACTCACCACCTTTGACTGACGATAGCCAGATTGACCCGAGAGACGCCCTTGAAATGGACAGtacacctccaccaccctctcTCGAATCCCCCAAACCTGCAAACAGCGACCTTGTATCCATGAACGAGCCTCTCTCTTCAGACGTTGGAGCTGGGGAAGCGAAAgtgaagggaagaaagTCTGAACGGGCGAGAAAGCGGGAGACGGGTTATGATGCGCTGGAAGGGAGGAATGACGGGGAGGCAGATCTTGATCTGAATGCTCCCCAGGCGGAAGGTGGCGGTAGTGGGGCGTACCTTGCGGGGAAGGCGGAGTACAGATTCCCTCGGCACAGACTGAGAACAAAGATGCATG ACGAAAACAAGATTCCACTAGTCATTGTCGCCTGTGgctccttttcccctccTACTTACCTCCACCTTCGTATGTTCGAGATGGCCAAAGACGAAATTGTCGAGTCTCAGACATACGAAATCATGGCCGGCTACTATTCCCCCGTATCATCGTACTACAAAAAATCCGGCCTTGCCCCTGCCCCGCATCGAGTACGCATGTGCGAGCTCGCCGTTGAACATACCTCCACTTGGCTCATGGTCGACCCTTGGGAAGCCGGTCAACCAGAGTATCAGCGTACAGCCTTCGTACTTGACCATTTCGATGAGATGCTCAACGGTGGCGAACATGGTAAAGGCGGACTTGTGATGCGCGATGGGACGAGGAGACGGTACAAGATTATGCTTCTGGCGGGAGGTGATTTGATTGAGAGTTTTGGTGAACCAGGAGTGTGGAGTGAACCGGATTTGCATGTGATTCTGGGCAGGTTCGGGTGTTTAATTGTGGAAAGAGCTGGTTCAGATGTTTGGGCGTTCTTGCTTTCTCATGATATACTGTACCATCACAG ACGGAACGTGGTCGTGATCAAGCAATTAATTTACAACGACATTTCGTCTACGAAAGTCCGATTATTCGTCCGCAGGGGTATGAGCATCAA GTACTTATTACCCAACAGTGTCATCCAGTACATACAGGATAACAAGCTTTACCACGGGAGCGATCCCAAGGGGATGATTGGGAAACATTAA